One Aegilops tauschii subsp. strangulata cultivar AL8/78 chromosome 7, Aet v6.0, whole genome shotgun sequence genomic window carries:
- the LOC109768577 gene encoding kinesin-like protein KIN-14M — protein MSAATAAESQERRRSEAVAWLRALLRESALPLPPPRASDDELRAALADGALLRAALDKLGRPSSPRDEGGPAAAERDVGRFLAAVERMGLPSFAPSDLQTGPMSAVVACLLALRDQFVSHAGEGWTCGLPQNGRMHTMGFPGRENGQVTQNSEAREDGKQMETTLQKASRSPAMSEPSSVISRPELSSTSRHAGRNFHEVFQLRQGGYSDLPSSKISDMMKSTSLDNAPTQSLLSVVNGILDEIIERKNGEIPYHLAFLLRKIVLEVERRISTQAEHIRNQNNLMKAREEKYKSRIRVLEALASGKIHVSSNATNGKAHVAAEPVHQMKMEKDKFEEKKQLLEEDLTKLTKDKESVTRMTKDKEDMARFLNDKEDIIRLMKEKEEMARLMKEKEDTVSLKKGKDGDRNQSADEHIAKPIMYKDELISLMKEKENYKVTIMKLKLELEAMKSSCEKSHSLLETKNEDVLNLLKDKENSGNIISQLRQELATARRSHETYIQDLKTTALQENRDFEQRIKEVELKLEDSTKRGRHLEELLESRIKTWERKEIMLNQFVGVQMQNIQDLRLSSVSIRHEIQNCQKRWSEELSGLGQSLKVLANASEKYHATLEENRKLFNEVQELKGNIRVFCRIRPFLCNEDHKSSTTEITGDNGELILANPAKIGKEGNKLFKFNKVLGPTTSQDEVFKDIQPLVRSVLDGYNVCIFAYGQTGSGKTYTMTGPEAATEEELGVNFRALNDLFLISRNRGDTFNYEVSVQMIEIYNEQIHDLLGSNGSEKNLGILNSSLPNGLAVPDATLHPVNSTTDVIELMRTGLGNRSVGATALNERSSRSHSVVTVHVQGVDLKTGATLRGALHLVDLAGSERVDRSAVTGDRLKEAQHINKSLSALGDVIFSLSQKTSHVPYRNSKLTQVLQSSLGGHAKTLMFVQINPDVSSYAESLSTLRFAERVSGVELGAAKANKEGKHIREFKEQLSLLKDKIAKKDEEINQLQTHSPRVKTGKRVDSLLKHSSSSPGISSLGSKIQHRRTASGGKAMGLISRAGSDADNFSEISDRHSETSSMQSVDDIQQQREIMVLSKLPEDEMGSNSADPELASFGYADSEGRLSDISDSGISMGTETDGSISSMVDFALFPEQEKIASAWKEQENAPNTPKDRLPKVTTRVQKATTPKTAPSSSVWPKSRDSTPRSSASASTRRSTITQATSSPRTSNTPKRWN, from the exons GGCCCGATGTCAGCTGTGGTTGCCTGTCTTCTTGCACTAAGGGATCAGTTTGTCTCCCATGCTGGGGAAGGCTGGACCTGTGGCCTTCCACAAAATGGGAGGATGCACACCATGGGATTTCCCGGAAGGGAGAATGGCCAGGTCACACAAAATTCTGAAGCAAGAGAAGATGGCAAACAAATGGAAACAACGCTACAAAAGGCCTCCAGAAGTCCAGCCATGTCAG AACCATCATCTGTTATATCACGGCCTGAACTATCTTCTACATCGCGGCATGCTGGACGCAATTTTCATGAAGTCTTCCAACTGAGGCAAGGAGGTTATTCTGATCTGCCTAGTTCTAAAATTTCAGATATGATGAAATCCACCAGCTTGGAT AATGCCCCTACCCAGTCACTTCTGAGTGTTGTGAATGGCATCCTCGATGAGATTATTGAGAGGAAGAATGGTGAAATTCCTTAT CATCTCGCTTTCTTGTTGAGAAAGATCGTATTGGAGGTTGAACGACGAATTTCTACGCAGGCAGAGCACATAAGAAAT CAAAATAACCTTATGAAAGCACGTGAAGAGAAATACAAATCAAGGATAAGAGTTTTAGAGGCACTAGCCAGTGGGAAAATACATGTAAGCTCAAATGCAACAAATGGAAAAGCACAT GTTGCTGCAGAGCCTGTGCACCAgatgaag ATGGAGAAAGACAAATTTGAAGAGAAAAAGCAATTACTTGAGGAAGATCTGACAAAGCTGACGAAGGACAAGGAAAGTGTAACTAGAATGACAAAGGATAAGGAAGATATGGCTAGATTTTTGAATGACAAGGAAGACATAATTAGATTGATGAAAGAGAAGGAAGAAATGGCTAGATTAATGAAAGAGAAGGAAGACACGGTTAGCTTGAAGAAAGGCAAGGATGGAGATAGAAATCAATCAGCAGATGAACATATAGCTAAGCCAATTATGTATAAAGATGAACTCATCAGTTTGATGAAGGAGAAAGAAAACTATAAAGTTACAATTATGAAATTGAAGTTAGAATTAGAAGCTATGAAATCATCATGTGAAAAGAGCCACAGCCTGTTGGAAACTAAGAACGAGGATGTACTTAATCTTCTAAAGGATAAAGAGAACAGCGGCAACATAATATCACAACTCAGGCAAGAGCTTGCCACGGCAAGAAGATCACATGAGACATATATTCAAGATTTGAAGACTACGGCTCTGCAGGAAAACAGGGATTTTGAACAAAGGATAAAAGAAGTGGAGCTAAAGCTAGAAGATTCTACTAAGAGAGGAAGACATCTTGAAGAATTGTTGGAATCAAGAATCAAAACCTGGGAGCGAAAGGAAATCATGCTGAACCAATTTGTAGGTGTACAAATGCAGAATATTCAG GATTTGAGGTTGTCTTCTGTTTCCATTAGGCATGAAATCCAAAACTGCCAGAAGAGATGGTCTGAAGAACTTAGTGGCCTTG GGCAAAGCCTTAAAGTATTAGCGAATGCTTCAGAGAAGTATCATGCTACTCTTGAAGAAAACAGAAAATTGTTCAACGAGGTTCAGGAGCTAAAAG GAAATATCAGAGTCTTTTGCCGGATAAGACCTTTTCTTTGTAACGAGGATCATAAGTCTAGTACAACTGAAATTACTGGTGATAACGGTGAACTCATTTTAGCAAACCCTGCAAAAATTGGAAAAGAGGGGAATAAGTTGTTTAAATTTAACAAAGTTCTTGGCCCCACTACTTCTCAAG ATGAGGTATTCAAGGACATTCAACCACTAGTTAGATCAGTCCTTGATGGCTATAATGTTTGCATTTTTGCGTATGGACAAACTGGATCAGGAAAAACCTACACAATG ACTGGACCTGAAGCTGCTACTGAGGAGGAATTGGGTGTCAATTTTAGAGCTCTGAACGACCTGTTCCTTATATCACGCAATCGAGGAGATACATTCAATTATGAAGTTAGTGTTCAAATGATTGAAATATACAACGAACAAATCCATGATCTCTTGGGAAGCAATGGTTCAGAGAAGAA TCTAGGGATTTTGAATTCCAGCCTTCCCAATGGGCTTGCTGTTCCTGATGCAACATTGCATCCCGTCAACTCAACGACCGATGTTATTGAGTTAATGAGAACAGGACTTGGGAACCGATCTGTGGGTGCTACAGCACTGAACGAGCGAAGCAGCAGATCTCACAG TGTTGTCACTGTACACGTTCAAGGTGTAGATTTGAAAACTGGAGCTACTTTGCGCGGGGCCCTCCATCTTGTTGATCTTGCTGGAAGTGAAAGGGTGGACCGTTCTGCTGTTACAGGCGATAGACTCAAAGAAGCACAACATATCAATAAATCTCTGTCTGCTCTTGGAGATGTTATATTTTCTTTATCACAGAAGACTTCTCATGTACCATACCGGAACAGCAAACTTACACAAGTCCTGCAGAGTTCTTTGG GTGGCCATGCAAAGACCCTCATGTTTGTGCAGATCAATCCAGATGTGTCATCTTATGCAGAGAGTTTAAGTACTTTGAGGTTTGCTGAAAGGGTTTCGGGAGTGGAACTAGGTGCTGCAAAGGCAAATAAAGAGGGCAAACATATAAGAGAATTTAAGGAACAG CTCTCACTGCTCAAAGATAAAATTGCAAAGAAGGATGAGGAAATCAACCAGCTACAGACTCACAGTCCAAGGGTAAAGACGGGCAAACGGGTTGATTCCTTGCTGAAACATTCGTCCTCCTCCCCAGGCATATCCTCCCTGGGAAGCAAAATACAACATCGAAGAACGGCATCTGGTGGAAAGGCGATGGGCCTTATCAGTAGGGCAGGCTCCGATGCTGATAACTTCTCTGAGATCAGTGACAGGCATTCTGAAACTAGCTCTATGCAGTCGGTTGATGATATCCAGCAGCAGAGGGAGATTATGGTACTTTCCAAGCTCCCTGAAGATGAGATGGGTTCGAATTCAGCTGATCCTGAGCTTGCCAGCTTTGGTTACGCCGATTCAGAGGGGAGGTTAAGCGATATATCAGATAGTGGCATATCCATGGGTACAGAAACCGACGGCTCGATAAGTAGCATGGTTGACTTTGCTCTCTTCCCGGAGCAGGAAAAAATAGCTAGCGCATGGAAAGAACAAGAAAATGCACCCAACACACCAAAAGATCGACT ACCTAAGGTGACCACTCGAGTACAAAAGGCAACAACACCAAAAACAGCTCCATCTTCTAGTGTGTGGCCCAAATCAAGAGATTCTACTCCTAGATCTTCAG CATCAGCAAGCACACGAAGAAGCACAATTACACAAGCAACATCCTCACCAAGAACCTCGAATACTCCGAAGCGATGGAATTAG